CGACCTATTTTGAGACGGCCCGGGGGACCGTCCGGGCGGTGGACGGCGTCGACCTGTCTGTCCGTTCCGGGGAGACCGTGGGCATCGTCGGCGAATCCGGATGCGGGAAGACCGTCCTGGCCCTCTCGATCCTCCGCCTTGTGCCGCCGCCGGGCCGGATTGCCGCGGGCCGCATCGTCTTCGGAGGCCGCGATCTCCTGGTCCTTCCGGAGGAGGAGATGCGGCGCATCCGGGGCCGGGAGATCTCCATGATCTTCCAGGAGCCCATGACCTCCCTCAACCCCGTCTTCCGCGTGGGCGACCAGGTGGCGGAGGTCCTGGAGATCCACGAGGGATTGCCGCGGCGGAAGGCCCTGGAGCGGGTCACGGAGGTCTTCCGGCTGGTCGGAATCCCATCCCCGGAGACGCGCATCCGCGACTATCCGCATCAGCTCAGCGGGGGACTTCGCCAGCGGGTCATGATCGCCATGGCCCTGTGCCTGAAGCCCCGGTTGATGCTGGCCGACGAGCCGACCACCGCCCTGGACGTGACGATCCAGGCCCAGATCCTGGATCTTATCAAGCGGCTCAAGGAGGAGACGGGGACGTCCGTACTGCTGGTCACCCACGACCTGGGAGTCGTCGCCGAGGCGGCCCAGTTCGTGGCGGTCATGTACGCCGGGATCATCGTCGAATACGGCCCCGCAGGGGACGTCTTTGCCTCTCCGCACCACCCATATACGGTGGGCCTCCTCGCCTCGGTTCCACGGGGGCGGGGCGGGGACGGCGGGCGCCTTCCCGCCATCGCCGGCACAGTGCCCTCCCTCGACGAGTTGCCTGCTGGATGCCGCTTCTCCGGCCGCTGTCCCGACGTCATGGAGATCTGCCGTCGGGAGGAGCCCGCCGTGACGGAGCCGGCGCCGGGCCGAAGCGTACGCTGCTGGAAATTCTCATGAGCGGGAGGGCTGCGGATTCGATGGAACAGCGGAGGTTGCCGGAGGCGCTGGTGGACATCCGGGAACTCCGGAAGGGGTATCCCGTGCGGGGCGGATTCCCGGGACGGCACGGAACGGTTCGGGCGGTGGACGGTGTGTCCCTCCGGATCCGGCGCGGGGAGACCCTGGGTCTGGTCGGGGAATCGGGCTGCGGGAAGTCCACCCTGGGACGGCTTCTTCTCCGCCTGGAGGAGCCCACGGCGGGCCGGATCCTCTTCGAGGGGAAGGACATCTCCTCCCTGGACGGCGCAGCCCTGCAGGCGTATCGCCGCCGGGTCCAGATCATCTTCCAGGATCCCTATTCATCCCTCAATCCCCGCATGTCCGCGGGCGCCATCATCGGTGAGCCCCTGGCGGTTCACGGTACGCCGGCGGCGGAAATTCCCGGGGAGGTGGAGCGCCTTGCGGAGATGGTGGGCCTTTCCCGGGAGCAGACGACCCGGTATCCCCACGAGTTCAGCGGCGGGCAGCGGCAGCGGATCGGCGTCGCCCGGGCGCTGGCCCTCCGGCCCGACCTGATCGTGGCGGACGAGCCCGTCTCGGCCCTGGACGTATCCATCCAGGCGCAGATCCTCAATCTCCTGAAGGATCTCCAGGAGCGGTTCGGGCTTTCCTACCTGTTCATCACCCACGATTTCGGAGTCGTGCGCTTCATGAGCGACCGCATCGCCGTCATGTACCTGGGGCGGATTGTCGAGTTGATCGGAAACGAGAGCCTGGACAGCCATCCGCTGCATCCCTACACGGAGGCACTGCTGTCGGCCGTGCCCGCGCCGGACCCGGCAAGCCGGCGGATGCGGATCGTCCTTCCGGGAGACCCCCCCAGCGCCGTAGATCCCCCGCCGGGCTGCGTGTTTCATCCCCGCTGCCCCCGGCGGATGGAGGTCTGCAGCCGGGAAGTGCCCGTCCTGGCCGGGCGGGACAACGGGCATCCCACGGCCTGCCATCTGTTCGGAATCGCGGACGGGGACCCGTCCCTCTGAAGGAGGAAGCATGAAGGAAGAGAGCGTTGTTTTCCCCTCCGGGGGCATCCGGATCGAGGGCCGGCTGGCCCGGAGCGAAGGAAACCGGGCTGTCGTGATCTGCCACCCTCACCCGCAGATGGGAGGCAGCATGGACAACAACGTCGTGGAGACCCTGGTCGTTGCTTACGGCGGCGCCGGATTCACGACCCTCCGCTTCAATTTCCGGGGCGCCGGACGCAGCGGAGGATCCTACGACGAGGGCCGGGGCGAGCGGGACGACGTCCTGGCGGCGGTTGCCTTCCTGGCAGGGGAGGGCTTCGGAAACACCGAACTGGCGGGCTATTCCTTTGGCGCCTGGGTGATTTCCAGGGTCCTGGCGGTTCCGGGAATGGCCTTTCCGTCCGTCTTCGTTTCGCCACCCGCGGGATTCATGGAGTTCGATTTCAGCGGTTGGCCGGGGAACGTCCGGCTCGTGACGGCCGGAGACCGCGATCCCTATCTCGATCAGACGCTCGTCCGGGCGGAAGCCCGCCGGGCCGGGGCGGACTTCGAGATCATCCCGGGGGCCGATCACTTCTACATGGGGAAGGAGCGTCTCCTTCTGGATATCGTCCGGAAACGGCTGTCCCTTTCCTGACGCGGGTCCGCAGCGTTCGGAAAAGCCGGTGCCGCCGGGGTGAAAAAATGTTGCATTTTTGTTTTATCGGTGATACGGCACAAAACACCGGTCGCGATGACAGGGTTTTCATAGGGTATCTCTAACGCCGGCGTGAAGGTTTTGTAGTGATTCAAGTTTTTCGCTTTTTTTAGGTCACGGGCTGCCCGCAGACGGCTGCGGGAAGACGTGGCCTTTTTTTTTTCCACCGGTGGGTGGGGGGATTTCGTTTGAAAGGAGGGAAGTACTTTGGCACAGGGTAAGGTGAAGTGGTTCAACGAGAAGAAGGGGTATGGCTTCATCGAGAACGATGAAGGCGGTGACGTGTTTGTTCATTACAGCTCCATTCAGTCTACCGGTTTCAAGACGCTCCAGGAAGGCCAGCGAGTGGGCTTTGAAATCGAGCAGGGCAAAAAAGGCCCCGCTGCCGTGAAAGTCCAGCCTATATAAAGCAGGCGGAATTCTAAGAGAGATGCCCCGGCTTAGCCAGCCGGGGCATTTTTTTTGGGCGGGCTGTTGAAAAGCGGCCGTCTGCGGCGTTGCCCTCGTCCTTCGCCGCTCGACGTACGAAGAGTACGCCTCGCGGCTCATGACTTCGAGCGCCTTGCATCCGACCCCTTTTGAACAGCCCGCCACGCTTCTGCATTTCCCCCTTTTTTTATAGAGAATCAGACGCGGATGGGAGGCTGGCATGTGGGAGAGAAGGCTTCCCTCGCGCTCAGAAGCGTTTTTTCGACCCTGCATCGTCTCGCTCCGCTGCAAAGTCATAACTCGCGCCTGGGGGCGCTCAGACAGATGACTTTGCGGGCGCTGCGCTGCGACGGCAGGGTGCCCCGAAAAAGCCGCTATTCGCGCTCCGGGAAGCCCCCTCTCCCCGACGGACGTTCGCGGGGGCGCGACCGGGGGTTTCCAGAGGAGCAATGGGAACATCCCTGCCGGAAGCCAGTAGCGGGCTGTTCAAAAACGCCAGGATGCAAGGCCCCCGAAATCCTGAGCCATGAGTCTTACCCTTATCGGTACGTCGAATGGCGAAGGATGAGGGAAACGCCGCAGACGGGTGTTTTTCAACAGCCCGTGCGGAAAAACGGCCGCGACAGCGGCAGCCCCCGTGGCAGCCCCCGCGCCGATACGTTGAATACAAAGGGAAAGGGGAGCCGGCTTGGCAGGAAAGAAAAGAATGAAGAAAGAGGGACGGGCTTGAAATCCGAATCCTTTTTCCCCTCGCTTCCTCAAACGGCGGCGGCTTCCCGGAACGAGCGGATCTCGCGGAGCGCCCGGTGGCGGATGATAAAGAATGCCACGACACTGGAGAGCGGCTGGGCCAGCCAGACCCCGCTCACCCCGAAGAACGGCGGCAGGATGATCAAGAGCGGCACCAGGAGCAGCATATCCCGGATGAACATGAGCCACATGGCCGTCGATCCCTTCCCGAGGCCGATGAACATGTTGATCCACACCAGCGCCGGGGCGATGATAACCATGGCGGAAACGAAAATCCGGAGCGCCGGCACGGCCATCGCCATGAGGCGCGGATCGGTCGAGAACAGGCCGAGGACCTGCGGTGCCAGGATTTCGATCAGCAGGAAGGACGCCACTGCCAGGATGAGGGAAAACCGGGTGGCCTCCCGCACCGTTTCGATCAGCCGTTCATAGCTACGGGCGCCGGCACTGAAGCCGACCATGGGCATCACGCCATGCCCCACCCCGAAGAGGAGCATCATCACCACGCCGTTCACCCGGAAGCACATTCCCAGCGTCGCCAGGGCCTCGTCGCCGAAGGGGGCAAGGGCGTGGTTGAAAACAACGATGACGGCGCTGACGACGAAGTTCATGATGATGGACGGGAATCCGGTCTGGAAGATGGACCGGAGAATCCCCGGGTCCGGCAGGAGCAGGCTCCGGTCGAGACGGTACCTGGACGACCGGAGGCTGATGAAATAGAGGGACAGCAGTGCCGCCGCGGACTGGGAGATGACAGCGGAGTACGCGGCGCCACGGATTCCCATGGCCGGGATGGGTCCCCAGCCCAGGATGAATATCGGATCCAGGACCATCCCGATAGCGGAGAAGACGAGGACGACGTGCATGGACAGGTTCGGTCTTCCCTCGGCGCGAAGCAGGTTGTTCACCATCATGAAAAACAGGACGCAGGGGGAGGTGAAGATCACGATGGTCAGGTAGCTTCGGGCCATGGGCAGGATGTCGTCGGAGGCGCCGAACAGCCGGAGCAGGCCGTCGGGGTTGGCGAGGGTCAGGATGATCAGCAGGGTCCCGAACGCGAAGGTGAGCAGGAAAACCTGACCCGCCGTCTTCCGGGCCGCCTCCAGGTTTCCCGCCCCGAACATGCGGGCGGCGTAAGAGCCGGCTCCGACACCGGTGCCGACGCCGAGGGCGGCCAGGATCATCTGGACCGGGAAGTTCACCGTCAGGGCCGCCACTGCCTGGTGGCTCGTCCGGGCGAGCCACAGCGTGTCCATGAGGTTGTAGAGGGCCATGGACAGCATGGCGGCCATGGAGGGCCAGCTCATCCGGAGGAGAAGGGGAAGAATGGGGCCGCGGCCCAGATCCAGGCTTTTGTCCGTCATAGGGGAACGATCCGCCCCTGGAATTGTAAAATGGGGGAATTCCTGCTAACACGCAGGCGCGGCCACTTCAAGACAATTTCACGGCCGTTGCCCGGCGGGGGGCAGCCGCCGCAGCAAGCGCCTTTCCGCGCCGTTGCAGTTGAATCGGGATCCCGGGTGCCGTCGCCTCGTCCAGGCCTTCCAGGGCAACCCGGGAGGCACGGGAAGCCCATCCATGTCAGCGGGACCGAATTCCCGGAGTTGAGCCATGAACGCGCAAAGGACAAACCTGATTGTCATCGTCGGTCCCACCGCATCCGGGAAGACGCGCCTTGCCGCCCGCCTGGCCCGGAAGACCGGCTCGGAGGTGATCTCCGCGGACTCCCGGCAGGTCTACCGGGGCCTGGACATCGGCTCCGGAAAAGACCTCGGGGACTACCTCGTCGACGGCGTCCCGGTTCCGTACCATCTGATCGACATCGCCGATCCCCGGGAAGAGTTCAGCGTCTTCTCCTACCAGCGGGCGTTTCGCGACTGCTTCGCGGAGCTGTCCCGGCGGGGGATCGTGCCCGTTCTGGCCGGCGGGACGGGGTTGTACATCGAGGCGGTCCTCCGGGACTACCGCATGGAAGAGGTCCCCGAGAATCCGGAGCTGAGGCGGGAACTGGCGGACATGAGCGAAGGGGAGCTGGCGGAGATGCTCCGCTTTGCCAATCCCCGGCTGCACAACACAACGGACCTGACGGACCGTGCGCGTCTTCTGCGGGCCATCGAGATCGCACGCCACCGGACGGATGCCCCGGCGGAGCCGGGACCCATCCTCCGTCCCCTGGTCGCGGGAGTGCGTTGGGACCGGGCGGTCCTCCGGAGCCGAATCGCCAGGCGCCTTGAGGAACGCCTGGCGGGGGGACTGGTCGAGGAGGTGCGGCGGCTCCGGGAATCGGGCGTCTCACAGGAGCGGCTCTACGCCCTCGGCCTCGAGTATCGCTACATCAGCCTCCACCTGGCCGGGGATCTTCCGTATGAAGCGATGGTCCGGACCCTGAATACGCGCATCGGCCAGTTCGCGAAGAGGCAGGAGACGTGGTTCCGGGGCATGGAGCGCCGGGGTGTCCCGATCCGCTGGATCGACGGGGACGACTACGACACGCTCAGGGACCTGGTGATGGCGGCCGTGCCATGAGCATGTCCCGGACGGTCCGGCGCTACCTCGACGGCTGGGCGGAAAAGCCCCTGCACCCTTTCCTGGCTGGCTCCCTGGACGGCCTCTCCCGGGCCGTGGTCATCCCGGCCCTGGCGGAGCGGGACTCCCTTTTCACGACACTGGCGGACCTGGCGTGCCAGCCGGAGTCGGAACTGGCGCACACGCTGGTCCTAGTGGTGGTGAACAACCGCGCTCCCTCCATCG
This DNA window, taken from Syntrophales bacterium, encodes the following:
- a CDS encoding ABC transporter ATP-binding protein, encoding MSTAGDPILKIEGLATYFETARGTVRAVDGVDLSVRSGETVGIVGESGCGKTVLALSILRLVPPPGRIAAGRIVFGGRDLLVLPEEEMRRIRGREISMIFQEPMTSLNPVFRVGDQVAEVLEIHEGLPRRKALERVTEVFRLVGIPSPETRIRDYPHQLSGGLRQRVMIAMALCLKPRLMLADEPTTALDVTIQAQILDLIKRLKEETGTSVLLVTHDLGVVAEAAQFVAVMYAGIIVEYGPAGDVFASPHHPYTVGLLASVPRGRGGDGGRLPAIAGTVPSLDELPAGCRFSGRCPDVMEICRREEPAVTEPAPGRSVRCWKFS
- a CDS encoding ATP-binding cassette domain-containing protein — encoded protein: MEQRRLPEALVDIRELRKGYPVRGGFPGRHGTVRAVDGVSLRIRRGETLGLVGESGCGKSTLGRLLLRLEEPTAGRILFEGKDISSLDGAALQAYRRRVQIIFQDPYSSLNPRMSAGAIIGEPLAVHGTPAAEIPGEVERLAEMVGLSREQTTRYPHEFSGGQRQRIGVARALALRPDLIVADEPVSALDVSIQAQILNLLKDLQERFGLSYLFITHDFGVVRFMSDRIAVMYLGRIVELIGNESLDSHPLHPYTEALLSAVPAPDPASRRMRIVLPGDPPSAVDPPPGCVFHPRCPRRMEVCSREVPVLAGRDNGHPTACHLFGIADGDPSL
- a CDS encoding cold-shock protein codes for the protein MAQGKVKWFNEKKGYGFIENDEGGDVFVHYSSIQSTGFKTLQEGQRVGFEIEQGKKGPAAVKVQPI
- a CDS encoding MATE family efflux transporter, whose protein sequence is MTDKSLDLGRGPILPLLLRMSWPSMAAMLSMALYNLMDTLWLARTSHQAVAALTVNFPVQMILAALGVGTGVGAGSYAARMFGAGNLEAARKTAGQVFLLTFAFGTLLIILTLANPDGLLRLFGASDDILPMARSYLTIVIFTSPCVLFFMMVNNLLRAEGRPNLSMHVVLVFSAIGMVLDPIFILGWGPIPAMGIRGAAYSAVISQSAAALLSLYFISLRSSRYRLDRSLLLPDPGILRSIFQTGFPSIIMNFVVSAVIVVFNHALAPFGDEALATLGMCFRVNGVVMMLLFGVGHGVMPMVGFSAGARSYERLIETVREATRFSLILAVASFLLIEILAPQVLGLFSTDPRLMAMAVPALRIFVSAMVIIAPALVWINMFIGLGKGSTAMWLMFIRDMLLLVPLLIILPPFFGVSGVWLAQPLSSVVAFFIIRHRALREIRSFREAAAV
- the miaA gene encoding tRNA (adenosine(37)-N6)-dimethylallyltransferase MiaA produces the protein MNAQRTNLIVIVGPTASGKTRLAARLARKTGSEVISADSRQVYRGLDIGSGKDLGDYLVDGVPVPYHLIDIADPREEFSVFSYQRAFRDCFAELSRRGIVPVLAGGTGLYIEAVLRDYRMEEVPENPELRRELADMSEGELAEMLRFANPRLHNTTDLTDRARLLRAIEIARHRTDAPAEPGPILRPLVAGVRWDRAVLRSRIARRLEERLAGGLVEEVRRLRESGVSQERLYALGLEYRYISLHLAGDLPYEAMVRTLNTRIGQFAKRQETWFRGMERRGVPIRWIDGDDYDTLRDLVMAAVP